Proteins encoded by one window of Hyphomicrobium nitrativorans NL23:
- the pedF gene encoding cytochrome c-550 PedF, whose product MTLRALFLAMACLIAAPGHQALAHGDGAPQPVDTTGLTPLGDDWRVTNPYREAGPEHDRAIEIGARGYNSNCARCHGLDVKSGGMAPDLRLLGETEMDDAWFTSRVLGGAKTGDSVKMPPFDGLLSQEAIWAIRTYIDAQSE is encoded by the coding sequence ATGACGTTACGAGCTCTTTTCCTTGCCATGGCCTGCTTGATCGCGGCGCCAGGCCATCAGGCGCTGGCGCATGGCGACGGCGCCCCTCAGCCTGTCGATACCACCGGCCTCACGCCGCTGGGAGACGATTGGCGCGTAACCAACCCGTATCGCGAAGCGGGGCCCGAACACGATCGTGCCATCGAGATCGGCGCCCGCGGCTACAATTCCAACTGCGCCCGTTGCCACGGCCTTGACGTCAAGTCCGGCGGCATGGCGCCGGACCTGCGCCTTCTCGGCGAGACGGAAATGGACGACGCATGGTTCACGTCGCGTGTCCTGGGCGGAGCGAAGACGGGCGACAGCGTAAAGATGCCGCCGTTCGACGGGCTTTTGAGCCAGGAGGCCATCTGGGCCATCCGCACCTACATCGACGCTCAGTCCGAATAG